A genomic window from Gossypium hirsutum isolate 1008001.06 chromosome D10, Gossypium_hirsutum_v2.1, whole genome shotgun sequence includes:
- the LOC107916018 gene encoding putative lipid-binding protein AIR1 translates to MASNVKASTALVLSLNLLFFAFVSSHNVENPVFIHPGDVYHNGRITHGHPGTCNPLNLGVCLGLLDLVGVSVGNVPTEPCCSVIQGLVDLEAAVCLCTAVRANVLGIPIHLPISLSLLLNKCGREVATEYICSP, encoded by the coding sequence ATGGCTTCTAATGTTAAAGCATCAACTGCTCTTGTTCTTTCTCTTAACcttcttttctttgcttttgtAAGCTCTCACAACGTGGAAAACCCCGTTTTTATTCATCCCGGAGATGTGTACCATAATGGCAGAATCACTCATGGTCATCCCGGTACATGCAATCCCCTAAATCTCGGTGTATGCCTTGGCCTGTTGGATTTGGTGGGTGTTAGTGTCGGAAACGTACCTACAGAACCATGTTGCAGCGTGATTCAAGGATTGGTCGATCTTGAAGCTGCAGTTTGCCTTTGCACTGCTGTCAGAGCCAATGTGTTGGGCATTCCCATCCACCTTCCTATTTCATTGAGCCTCTTACTCAATAAATGTGGAAGAGAAGTAGCTACGGAATACATTTGCAGCCCTTAA
- the LOC121222492 gene encoding putative lipid-binding protein AIR1, translating into MASNVKASTALVLSLNLLFFAFVSSHNVENPVFIHPGDVYHNGRITHGHPGTCNPLNLGVCLGLLDLVGVSVGNVPTEPCCSVIQGLVDLEAAVCLCTAVRANVLGIPIHLPISLSLLLNKCGREVATEYICSP; encoded by the coding sequence ATGGCTTCTAATGTTAAAGCATCAACTGCTCTTGTTCTTTCTCTTAACcttcttttctttgcttttgtAAGCTCTCACAACGTGGAAAACCCCGTTTTTATTCATCCCGGAGATGTGTACCATAATGGCAGAATCACTCATGGTCATCCCGGTACATGCAATCCCCTAAATCTCGGTGTATGCCTTGGCCTGTTGGATTTGGTGGGTGTTAGTGTCGGAAACGTACCTACAGAACCATGTTGCAGCGTGATTCAAGGATTGGTCGATCTTGAAGCTGCAGTTTGCCTTTGCACTGCTGTCAGAGCCAATGTGCTGGGCATTCCCATCCACCTTCCTATTTCATTGAGCCTCTTACTCAATAAATGTGGAAGAGAAGTAGCTACGGAATACATTTGCAGCCCTTAA